A genomic window from Clostridium aceticum includes:
- the folE gene encoding GTP cyclohydrolase I FolE, which produces MDKPKIERAIRDILEAIGEDPDREGLIDTPKRIARMYEEIFMGLEADPKEHLDIYFQDEKHEELVLVKDISFYSSCEHHLVPFYGKAHVGYIPKDGKLTGLSKLARVVDTIARRPQLQERLTSMIADTIVEKLQPQGVIVVVEAEHMCMTMRGVKKPGAKTLTSVVRGVFQKDAKARAEAMALIDFGR; this is translated from the coding sequence TAGGAGAAGATCCTGATAGAGAAGGATTAATAGATACACCAAAACGTATTGCTAGAATGTATGAAGAGATATTTATGGGGTTAGAGGCTGACCCTAAAGAACATTTAGACATCTATTTTCAAGATGAAAAACATGAGGAGCTGGTTTTAGTAAAGGATATATCTTTTTATTCTTCATGCGAACACCATTTGGTACCTTTTTACGGAAAAGCCCATGTAGGGTATATTCCTAAAGATGGTAAACTAACAGGCTTAAGCAAACTAGCTAGGGTAGTGGATACTATAGCGAGAAGACCTCAACTTCAGGAAAGACTGACTTCTATGATTGCTGATACGATTGTTGAAAAGTTACAGCCTCAAGGAGTAATCGTTGTAGTAGAAGCAGAGCATATGTGCATGACCATGAGGGGCGTAAAAAAACCTGGAGCCAAAACCCTAACCTCTGTAGTAAGAGGTGTTTTTCAAAAAGATGCAAAAGCAAGAGCAGAAGCCATGGCATTAATTGACTTTGGTAGGTAA
- the folP gene encoding dihydropteroate synthase produces the protein MQNIQYYPNRKIELNCGQYTLMLGSKTYVMGILNVTPDSFSDGGNYLNVEKAIIHAQKMVLEGADIIDIGGESTRPGAGEVSADVELSRLLPVLERLVKEVKVPISVDTYKAEVAEKVLQAGAHIINDVWGLQRDLDMAGVIAKYDVPVIVMHNQSGTKYDKDIMESISDFFKKSINMALEAGVKKEKIILDPGIGFGKNPEQNMEIMARLGEFNALGHSILLGTSRKSMIGKILDLPPEQRVEGTLATSVMGIVQGVDIIRVHDIVENVRTVKVTDAIVRLKQHG, from the coding sequence ATGCAAAATATTCAATACTATCCAAATAGAAAAATAGAATTAAATTGTGGACAGTACACATTGATGTTGGGGTCTAAGACCTATGTCATGGGCATTTTAAATGTAACACCAGATTCTTTTTCAGATGGTGGAAATTATCTGAATGTTGAGAAGGCTATAATACATGCACAAAAAATGGTGCTTGAGGGTGCGGATATTATAGATATAGGGGGAGAGTCTACTAGACCAGGAGCTGGTGAGGTTTCTGCTGATGTAGAACTTAGCAGGCTCCTTCCAGTACTAGAAAGGCTGGTAAAGGAAGTGAAGGTTCCTATATCTGTAGATACCTATAAGGCGGAGGTAGCAGAAAAAGTGCTACAGGCGGGTGCGCATATCATCAATGATGTATGGGGTTTACAGAGAGACTTGGATATGGCAGGTGTTATTGCAAAATACGACGTTCCTGTTATTGTTATGCATAATCAATCAGGAACAAAATATGACAAAGATATTATGGAGTCTATCAGTGACTTCTTTAAAAAATCTATTAACATGGCTTTGGAAGCTGGAGTAAAAAAAGAAAAGATTATTCTAGACCCAGGAATAGGGTTTGGAAAAAACCCTGAGCAAAACATGGAAATCATGGCTAGATTAGGAGAGTTTAATGCACTAGGTCATTCTATTCTATTAGGTACTTCAAGAAAATCTATGATAGGGAAAATTTTAGATTTGCCTCCAGAGCAAAGAGTAGAAGGAACATTAGCTACATCTGTCATGGGTATTGTACAAGGTGTTGATATTATTCGTGTACATGATATTGTAGAAAATGTAAGAACGGTTAAGGTCACTGATGCGATCGTGAGGTTAAAACAACATGGATAA
- the folB gene encoding dihydroneopterin aldolase: protein MDKILLKNLGFYGYHGVLPEENVLGQKFFLDIELYVDLKTAGSSDDVEDTVNYAEVYNIAKDIVENKKFQLIEALGENIANAVLSQFPVVKEILITIRKPEAPVRGIYDYFGIEIRRKSNG, encoded by the coding sequence ATGGATAAAATACTTTTAAAAAACTTAGGATTTTATGGTTATCACGGAGTATTGCCAGAGGAGAATGTTCTAGGACAAAAGTTTTTTTTAGACATTGAGTTGTATGTTGATTTAAAAACGGCAGGAAGCAGTGATGATGTTGAAGATACTGTTAATTATGCCGAAGTGTATAATATAGCAAAAGATATTGTAGAAAATAAAAAGTTTCAATTAATAGAAGCCTTGGGAGAAAATATAGCCAATGCTGTTTTGAGCCAATTCCCTGTGGTAAAGGAGATTTTAATTACTATACGAAAACCAGAAGCACCTGTCAGGGGAATCTATGATTATTTTGGTATAGAAATAAGGAGAAAGTCAAATGGCTAA
- the folK gene encoding 2-amino-4-hydroxy-6-hydroxymethyldihydropteridine diphosphokinase, producing the protein MAKGYLGLGSNMGDKKEYLDQAVEQINQHPSITVTKVSSYYETDPVGYTDQDVFLNVVVEIDTDLPPYELLSYCNEIEEILQRKRLIRWGPRTIDVDVLLYEDYTSNDEKLTVPHPRMWERAFVMIPLYEIAKDITNNGEHIEEIIKNLCKEGIRKVDYGG; encoded by the coding sequence ATGGCTAAAGGGTATTTAGGTTTGGGAAGCAATATGGGGGATAAAAAAGAATATTTAGATCAAGCGGTGGAGCAAATCAATCAACACCCATCCATTACTGTCACAAAGGTATCCTCTTACTATGAAACAGATCCTGTAGGATATACGGATCAAGATGTGTTTTTAAATGTAGTTGTAGAGATTGATACAGACCTACCTCCCTATGAGTTGTTGTCCTACTGCAATGAGATTGAAGAAATACTACAACGAAAAAGGCTTATAAGGTGGGGTCCAAGAACTATAGATGTAGATGTTCTACTCTATGAAGACTATACTTCTAATGATGAAAAGTTAACTGTACCTCATCCTCGTATGTGGGAAAGGGCTTTTGTAATGATTCCTCTCTATGAAATTGCAAAAGATATTACCAACAATGGCGAGCATATAGAGGAAATAATAAAAAACCTTTGTAAAGAAGGAATTAGGAAGGTTGACTATGGCGGATAA
- the aroF gene encoding 3-deoxy-7-phosphoheptulonate synthase — translation MADKKILTGEKRTVQVGKIKFGEDHPPVYIAGPCAVESKQQIMETAAALKEIGVDVLRGGVFKPRTSPYAFQGLGREGLEYLKEAAEVVGLPIITELMDESHMEVVSEYADIIQVGSRNMFNYSLLKSLGNVNKPIFLKRGMCATINEWIMAAEYIAAHGNQDIILCERGIRGFDNYTRNTLDLAAVPIMQKETGLPVVVDPSHATGIRELIAPMSKAALACGANGLMIEVHPNPSCALSDGPQSLNFQEYQQLRQSL, via the coding sequence ATGGCGGATAAAAAAATTTTAACCGGTGAAAAGAGAACAGTACAGGTTGGAAAGATAAAATTTGGTGAAGATCATCCTCCGGTATATATAGCAGGACCTTGTGCTGTGGAATCAAAGCAGCAGATCATGGAAACTGCCGCTGCGTTAAAGGAAATAGGTGTAGATGTTTTAAGAGGAGGAGTTTTTAAGCCTCGCACTAGTCCCTATGCTTTTCAAGGTCTAGGCAGAGAAGGGTTAGAGTATTTAAAAGAGGCGGCAGAGGTTGTTGGTTTGCCCATCATAACAGAACTAATGGATGAAAGTCATATGGAGGTTGTATCGGAGTACGCTGATATCATCCAGGTAGGATCAAGAAATATGTTTAACTACTCTTTATTAAAATCATTAGGTAATGTCAATAAACCAATCTTTTTAAAAAGAGGTATGTGTGCTACGATAAATGAATGGATAATGGCGGCTGAGTACATTGCTGCCCATGGTAATCAAGACATTATTTTGTGTGAGAGAGGCATCCGAGGTTTTGATAATTATACTAGAAATACACTAGACTTAGCTGCTGTACCTATTATGCAAAAAGAGACAGGTCTGCCGGTGGTTGTAGACCCTAGTCATGCTACAGGTATTAGAGAGTTGATAGCACCCATGTCAAAGGCTGCTTTAGCCTGTGGGGCTAATGGTTTAATGATAGAGGTTCACCCTAACCCTTCTTGTGCTTTAAGCGATGGGCCGCAGTCATTGAACTTCCAAGAGTATCAACAATTACGACAAAGTTTATAA
- a CDS encoding DUF3298 and DUF4163 domain-containing protein, with protein MIQEESRGKIVTRKLIRHRVSLTYPEVIDLEDKEVEKTINDFIQEEIYKMIIEQGYEEDYTKEFWGEYKVKLKEANILSMLVYINSYSKGAAHGLTAVKAINVDLSTGKVYDLQDLFIKNSDYIEKINEVIKEEIIEKNIPLLVEFETIDKKQDFYLTKDHLTIFFQLYEYTPYAYGIPEFEIPYTVLASTIEESNPMKAFIQ; from the coding sequence ATGATTCAAGAAGAGAGCAGAGGGAAAATAGTCACAAGAAAGTTAATAAGACATAGGGTGAGCTTAACTTATCCTGAGGTAATAGACTTAGAAGATAAAGAAGTGGAGAAAACAATTAATGACTTTATCCAAGAAGAAATATACAAAATGATTATAGAGCAGGGGTATGAGGAAGATTATACAAAAGAGTTTTGGGGAGAATATAAAGTAAAGCTTAAGGAAGCTAATATCTTAAGTATGTTAGTATACATTAATTCTTATTCGAAAGGAGCAGCCCATGGATTAACTGCAGTGAAGGCAATTAATGTGGACCTAAGCACTGGGAAAGTCTATGATCTACAGGACTTGTTTATAAAGAACAGTGATTATATCGAAAAAATTAATGAAGTGATAAAGGAAGAAATTATTGAAAAGAATATACCACTTTTAGTTGAATTTGAAACAATCGATAAAAAACAAGATTTTTATTTAACTAAGGATCATCTAACTATATTTTTTCAACTATATGAGTATACTCCCTATGCCTACGGTATACCAGAGTTTGAAATCCCCTACACCGTTTTGGCATCTACTATTGAGGAGAGCAATCCTATGAAGGCTTTTATTCAGTGA
- the mnmA gene encoding tRNA 2-thiouridine(34) synthase MnmA, producing MDKPKKETQVIVGMSGGVDSSVAALLLKEEGYHVIGIFMKNWEETDEFGYCTASEDYEDVRRVCDYIGIPYYTVNFEKEYWDKVFAYFLEEYKKGRTPNPDVMCNKEIKFKEFLQHAIKLGGDFLATGHYAQIDYREGEYRLLRGKDENKDQTYFLNTLGQYQLSKAMFPIGKLTKEEVRSIAEKKGLPTAKKKDSTGICFIGERNFKEFLSRYLPAQPGEIRSLSGEIKGRHDGLMYYTLGQRKGLGIGGSGSGEPWFVAEKDLKNNILYVVQGEEHPALYTYGLLASDLHWVSEKEKPKTIECTAKFRYRQQDQRVVVNITGEGSCKVTFKEPQKAVTPGQAVVFYDDEVCLGGATIDKTFKKHELV from the coding sequence ATGGATAAACCGAAAAAGGAAACACAGGTAATCGTTGGGATGTCTGGGGGAGTAGACTCCTCCGTGGCAGCTTTGTTGCTTAAGGAAGAGGGATATCATGTCATCGGAATATTTATGAAAAATTGGGAGGAAACTGATGAGTTTGGATACTGTACAGCATCAGAAGATTACGAAGATGTAAGACGAGTATGTGATTATATAGGTATTCCTTATTACACTGTAAATTTTGAAAAAGAATATTGGGATAAAGTATTTGCTTATTTTTTAGAAGAGTATAAAAAAGGACGAACACCTAATCCTGATGTGATGTGCAATAAGGAAATAAAATTCAAAGAATTTCTTCAACATGCTATCAAACTTGGCGGTGATTTCCTTGCAACAGGACATTATGCACAAATCGATTATAGGGAGGGAGAATATAGACTTTTAAGGGGGAAGGATGAAAACAAAGATCAAACCTACTTTTTAAACACATTAGGTCAATATCAGCTTTCTAAAGCAATGTTTCCTATAGGAAAATTGACAAAGGAAGAAGTAAGGAGCATTGCAGAGAAAAAAGGATTGCCTACAGCTAAAAAGAAGGATAGTACAGGAATTTGTTTTATCGGTGAAAGAAACTTCAAAGAGTTTTTAAGCAGATATTTACCAGCCCAACCAGGAGAAATAAGAAGTCTATCTGGTGAAATAAAGGGTCGGCATGATGGTCTTATGTATTATACCCTTGGACAAAGAAAAGGCCTAGGCATAGGGGGAAGTGGCTCAGGAGAGCCATGGTTTGTGGCTGAGAAGGATTTGAAAAATAATATATTGTATGTTGTTCAGGGGGAAGAGCATCCTGCTTTATATACCTATGGATTATTGGCAAGTGACCTACACTGGGTAAGCGAAAAAGAAAAGCCTAAAACGATAGAATGCACTGCAAAATTTCGCTATAGACAACAGGATCAAAGAGTTGTAGTAAATATTACAGGAGAGGGTAGCTGCAAAGTAACTTTTAAAGAACCTCAAAAAGCTGTAACGCCAGGGCAAGCAGTTGTTTTCTATGATGATGAGGTTTGTTTAGGAGGGGCAACTATTGATAAAACCTTTAAAAAACATGAGTTGGTCTAA